Proteins encoded together in one Halothermothrix orenii H 168 window:
- a CDS encoding ComF family protein yields MNIIEFFLDIIYPPENHCLVCGRKLTIFSELTGLCQECLSNIHFITESCSRCGREVEDKRNICSYCKTFEPAYDFIHSGASYDGITRQMLLEFKFKQRKELKKPLVELLSFTFREYFKDYGIDYIVPVPMHYLRKRLRGFNQASLMAEGLARKVNIQCLPGALQRVKEGAPLFQHGLKERRNIISGSFAPGEESPLIEGANIMIVDDIYTSGTTVNEVSTVLRERCRVNKIYVLTVARARFKG; encoded by the coding sequence GTGAATATAATTGAATTTTTTCTTGATATAATTTATCCGCCAGAAAATCATTGTCTTGTCTGTGGAAGGAAGTTAACAATATTTTCCGAATTAACAGGTCTCTGTCAGGAATGTCTCAGCAATATTCATTTTATAACTGAAAGTTGTTCGCGATGTGGTCGGGAAGTAGAGGATAAAAGGAATATCTGCAGTTATTGCAAAACATTTGAACCTGCTTACGACTTTATACATAGTGGTGCTTCATATGATGGAATTACCAGGCAAATGTTGCTGGAATTTAAGTTTAAACAGAGAAAAGAGTTAAAGAAACCACTGGTTGAACTACTGTCTTTTACCTTCAGGGAGTACTTTAAAGACTATGGTATTGATTATATAGTTCCAGTTCCAATGCATTATTTAAGAAAACGTTTGCGGGGATTTAACCAGGCCAGTCTTATGGCAGAAGGCCTGGCCAGGAAGGTAAATATACAGTGTCTACCCGGGGCCTTACAGAGGGTTAAAGAGGGAGCACCTCTTTTTCAACATGGACTTAAAGAACGCCGGAACATAATTTCCGGTAGTTTTGCCCCCGGGGAGGAGAGCCCACTTATTGAAGGGGCTAATATAATGATTGTTGATGATATATATACAAGTGGAACCACTGTAAATGAGGTTAGTACTGTTTTGCGGGAAAGGTGCCGGGTTAATAAAATATACGTCCTGACAGTAGCCAGGGCCAGGTTTAAAGGGTAG
- a CDS encoding cold-shock protein, with translation MIYSGKVKWFDPKKGYGFIERDEGDDVFVHFSAIKEEGFKTLEEGQEVEFEIVESERGPQAANVVKL, from the coding sequence ATGATTTATTCTGGTAAGGTAAAATGGTTCGATCCTAAAAAAGGTTATGGATTTATTGAAAGAGATGAAGGAGACGACGTATTCGTACACTTCTCTGCTATTAAGGAAGAAGGATTCAAAACGTTAGAAGAAGGTCAAGAGGTAGAATTTGAAATCGTTGAAAGTGAACGTGGCCCACAGGCTGCTAATGTAGTTAAATTGTAA
- a CDS encoding flagellar basal body L-ring protein FlgH: MKKSLIFMVCLLLLVSPLTGADNNSLWSDESASIYEDRQEFKVGDVITVVIEENSSAVQSANTSTSQESNIDAGPGLGIFDFIKAFGFSYSDEGQADGQTQRSGIIEADLTTQIVEILPGGNFRIVGRKTIKINGEEQYIKLSGIIRPEDVTLDNTVLSTKVAEASIEFEGEGIVTEKQKPGLFERIMNWIF, encoded by the coding sequence ATGAAAAAAAGCTTGATTTTTATGGTCTGTCTTTTGTTACTGGTTAGTCCGCTAACTGGAGCTGATAACAATTCACTCTGGTCTGACGAATCGGCCAGTATCTATGAAGATCGTCAGGAATTTAAAGTCGGGGATGTTATTACAGTAGTCATTGAAGAGAATTCCAGTGCTGTCCAGAGTGCCAATACTTCCACCAGCCAGGAAAGCAATATTGATGCCGGGCCTGGACTGGGTATTTTTGATTTTATTAAGGCCTTTGGTTTTAGTTATTCTGATGAGGGTCAGGCCGATGGTCAGACCCAGCGGAGTGGTATTATTGAAGCAGACCTTACAACCCAGATTGTTGAGATTCTTCCCGGTGGTAATTTCAGGATTGTTGGCCGGAAAACAATTAAAATAAATGGTGAAGAACAGTATATAAAACTATCAGGTATTATCAGGCCTGAAGATGTTACCCTGGATAATACAGTCCTGTCGACTAAAGTGGCTGAGGCTTCGATTGAATTTGAAGGGGAAGGAATTGTTACCGAAAAACAGAAACCGGGTTTGTTTGAAAGAATTATGAACTGGATTTTTTAG
- the hpf gene encoding ribosome hibernation-promoting factor, HPF/YfiA family, whose translation MKITTYGKNIDVTPALKEYAIEKVSKLGKYFDGEPQEAHISMEVEKGRHIVEVTAYLNGLILRGEEESQDMYASIDGVLEKLERQVHKYKTKINRKIRERKQEFKKEYKEERREEILNSEEDEFKPRIVRTKKFAIKPMSVEEAAMQMDLLGHDFFVFTNANTEQVNVVYKRKDGNYGLIEPTF comes from the coding sequence TTGAAGATTACCACATATGGAAAGAATATTGATGTTACCCCTGCTTTAAAAGAATATGCTATAGAAAAGGTAAGTAAATTAGGAAAGTACTTTGATGGTGAGCCCCAGGAAGCCCATATTTCTATGGAAGTAGAAAAGGGCAGGCACATTGTCGAAGTAACTGCCTACCTCAACGGTCTTATTTTAAGGGGGGAAGAAGAATCTCAGGACATGTATGCCTCTATTGACGGAGTACTGGAAAAACTGGAACGTCAGGTTCATAAATATAAAACCAAAATTAATAGAAAAATAAGGGAGAGGAAACAGGAATTTAAAAAAGAATATAAAGAAGAGAGAAGAGAAGAGATTTTAAATAGTGAGGAGGATGAATTTAAACCCAGAATTGTCAGGACCAAAAAATTTGCTATAAAACCAATGTCTGTAGAAGAAGCCGCCATGCAAATGGATTTGCTTGGCCATGATTTCTTTGTCTTTACAAATGCCAATACGGAACAGGTTAATGTGGTCTATAAAAGAAAAGATGGTAATTATGGATTGATTGAGCCTACATTTTAA
- a CDS encoding sigma-70 family RNA polymerase sigma factor yields the protein MVNKQGEEEIIRQAQNRNRRAIEYLINSNMDIVYAKAKYFFIKGLDKDDVIQEGMVGLFKAIRDFKFEKGASFRGFAQLCVHRQLVSAIKRANRQKHIPLNTSTSIDRSIDNSENGRSYNDILPNEDENLEEKFIYQEQLKMIFEDIEKELTELEREVFMQYLANKSYQEISNQLEVNLKTVDNALQRARKKIERIKRNYNINDLVG from the coding sequence ATGGTGAATAAGCAGGGAGAAGAAGAGATTATCAGGCAGGCCCAGAATCGAAACAGGCGTGCTATTGAATATTTGATTAATTCCAATATGGATATAGTTTATGCAAAGGCCAAATACTTTTTTATCAAGGGGCTAGATAAAGATGATGTTATTCAGGAAGGAATGGTTGGCCTGTTTAAGGCGATCCGCGATTTTAAATTTGAAAAAGGAGCCTCGTTCCGTGGCTTTGCCCAGCTATGTGTCCATAGACAGCTCGTTTCTGCTATTAAAAGAGCCAACAGACAAAAACACATCCCCCTTAACACCTCAACTTCAATAGACCGTTCTATTGATAACAGTGAAAATGGCAGGAGTTATAACGATATATTACCCAATGAAGATGAAAACCTTGAAGAGAAGTTTATATACCAGGAGCAGCTAAAAATGATTTTTGAAGATATTGAAAAGGAATTAACTGAACTGGAACGGGAAGTTTTTATGCAATACCTGGCCAATAAGTCATACCAGGAAATTTCAAATCAGCTTGAAGTTAATCTTAAAACGGTTGATAATGCCCTGCAACGGGCCCGGAAAAAGATAGAACGGATTAAACGTAATTATAATATTAATGATTTGGTTGGTTAA
- the rfaE2 gene encoding D-glycero-beta-D-manno-heptose 1-phosphate adenylyltransferase, whose amino-acid sequence MRNKIQDINSLQTIVQTLKQGGKTLVFTNGCFDLIHVGHIRYLYRARSFGDILIVAVNSDSSVRQLKGENRPIINERERAELLSALEMVDYVFIFDELTCSNVIKEIKPDVYVKGGDYTLETLPEWPVVKELGSRVELVKEVKGKSTTEIINKIKSHT is encoded by the coding sequence ATGAGAAATAAAATTCAGGATATAAATTCTTTGCAAACGATTGTTCAAACCTTAAAACAGGGAGGGAAAACCCTGGTTTTTACCAATGGTTGTTTTGACCTCATTCATGTGGGCCACATCCGGTATTTATACAGGGCCAGATCATTTGGTGATATTTTAATAGTGGCTGTCAACAGTGATAGTTCGGTCCGTCAGTTAAAGGGAGAAAACCGTCCCATTATAAATGAAAGGGAAAGGGCCGAGTTACTTTCAGCCCTTGAAATGGTAGATTATGTATTTATATTTGATGAGCTTACCTGCTCTAATGTTATTAAAGAAATCAAACCAGATGTTTATGTAAAAGGAGGTGACTATACCCTGGAGACCTTACCCGAATGGCCGGTGGTTAAAGAACTGGGTAGTCGGGTAGAGCTCGTTAAGGAAGTCAAGGGGAAATCAACAACGGAAATTATAAATAAAATAAAGTCTCATACTTAA
- the flgG gene encoding flagellar basal-body rod protein FlgG, which produces MIGALWTAATGMDAQQTNIDTISNNLANVNTTGFKKTRVNFQDLMYQHIRQPGTPNSQGGQIPVGIEVGHGVKVSATQKIFSPGNIQNTDNPLDILIEGDGFLQVLLPDGTLAYTRDGSLKRDSMGRIVTSDGYPIQPEIYIPEDASSISITSDGTIAVEINGSNQPQQIGQIELARFSNPAGLNSIGRNLFKPTVASGDPIVGTPGSPGFGTIAQGFLEMSNVKVVEEMVNMIAAQRAYEINSKAIQAADEMLRTASQLRR; this is translated from the coding sequence ATGATCGGAGCTTTATGGACTGCGGCAACAGGAATGGATGCCCAGCAGACGAATATTGATACGATTTCAAATAACCTGGCCAATGTCAATACCACTGGATTTAAAAAAACCCGGGTTAATTTTCAGGACCTGATGTATCAGCATATCAGGCAACCGGGGACACCAAACAGCCAGGGAGGGCAAATTCCAGTTGGAATAGAAGTGGGTCATGGTGTTAAGGTTTCAGCGACCCAGAAGATTTTTTCACCGGGGAACATTCAGAATACTGATAACCCCCTGGATATTTTAATTGAAGGTGATGGTTTCCTTCAGGTTCTGTTGCCCGATGGAACCCTTGCCTATACCAGAGATGGTTCTTTAAAGAGGGACAGTATGGGTCGGATTGTTACTTCTGATGGTTATCCTATTCAACCCGAGATATATATTCCGGAAGACGCCAGCAGTATCAGTATTACTTCAGATGGTACCATAGCTGTTGAGATTAATGGCAGTAATCAGCCCCAGCAGATAGGGCAGATTGAACTTGCCCGGTTTTCCAATCCAGCCGGTTTGAATAGTATTGGACGGAACCTGTTCAAACCAACCGTGGCCTCCGGTGATCCTATTGTAGGAACTCCGGGTAGTCCCGGGTTTGGAACCATTGCCCAGGGTTTTCTGGAAATGTCCAATGTCAAGGTTGTCGAAGAAATGGTAAATATGATTGCTGCCCAGCGGGCTTATGAAATTAATTCCAAGGCTATTCAGGCAGCTGATGAAATGCTCAGAACTGCATCCCAGTTGCGCCGGTAA
- a CDS encoding bifunctional heptose 7-phosphate kinase/heptose 1-phosphate adenyltransferase, giving the protein MKQLTGYIQQFNNIKIMVVGELIADEFITGEPERISREAPVLILRHHNQQILPGGGANAAHNISSLGGRVNLVGIIGPDQPGNKLCRYLEEHGVDVNGVVVAEDRPTCVKTRILAGGGGIVKQQVVRIDRLDNSPIDRDLEERIILNVRDNIKNVDGILISDYGNGLFTERVKREIIKAGRSRGKFIAVDTRYNLLDYQGITIATPNLEEASYAVGWEIKTRDEVIKAGKEIIGHMDMEYLLITQGGDGMTLFNKEGEFQHIPAVNYTEVYDVTGAGDTVVATLSLALGAGATMEEAMDLANTAAGIVVRKSGVATVKPGELMEEVIKNEK; this is encoded by the coding sequence ATGAAACAACTTACAGGCTATATTCAGCAATTTAATAATATAAAAATAATGGTTGTTGGTGAATTAATCGCTGATGAATTTATTACAGGAGAACCTGAGAGAATATCAAGGGAGGCACCTGTTCTTATCCTGAGACACCATAATCAGCAAATATTACCGGGAGGTGGTGCCAATGCCGCCCATAATATATCCAGTCTCGGGGGAAGAGTGAATCTGGTCGGGATAATAGGACCAGATCAACCTGGAAATAAATTATGCCGTTATCTGGAAGAACACGGGGTGGATGTAAACGGTGTTGTGGTTGCTGAGGACAGGCCTACCTGTGTTAAGACCAGGATACTGGCCGGTGGTGGTGGTATTGTAAAACAGCAGGTGGTTAGAATTGATCGCCTGGATAATTCCCCCATTGACCGGGACCTGGAAGAAAGAATAATATTAAATGTCAGGGACAATATTAAAAATGTTGATGGGATTTTAATATCTGATTATGGAAATGGTTTGTTTACTGAAAGGGTTAAACGGGAAATTATTAAAGCAGGGAGAAGTAGAGGAAAATTTATTGCAGTTGATACCCGTTATAACCTTCTTGATTACCAGGGGATTACGATAGCTACCCCAAATCTTGAGGAAGCCAGTTATGCCGTTGGATGGGAGATTAAGACCAGAGATGAAGTTATTAAAGCCGGTAAAGAAATCATTGGTCACATGGATATGGAATACTTACTTATAACCCAGGGTGGAGATGGGATGACCCTTTTTAATAAGGAAGGGGAATTCCAGCATATTCCAGCTGTCAACTATACCGAGGTCTATGATGTAACCGGGGCCGGAGATACTGTGGTAGCAACCCTTTCACTGGCCCTGGGTGCCGGGGCAACCATGGAAGAAGCCATGGATCTGGCCAATACTGCTGCCGGTATTGTGGTCAGGAAATCAGGTGTGGCTACAGTAAAACCAGGAGAGTTAATGGAAGAAGTGATAAAAAATGAGAAATAA
- a CDS encoding SpoIID/LytB domain-containing protein has protein sequence MKKTAILHETIWPGHFLLIFLVILAGLFFINIDVFALSQEMTQFIEDGKTINVKIEENITRLTLTPQSDIEVYDYTTKKNYRLKRGEVYTLRVTGVGPTRSLGYRVQVFASFDKNKSLNVKNQLQEAGYQKVFIVRDGKWYKVQIGDYSSREKAGEVASKLNGEGWETWVVSGPFTPRSGNWIEIFYKKEVIFRGKVLELGGEVKIENYGLFPGKTEIVMSGHSLTVYNLVPLRDLLYGLVAGELSIKDRKHLEAAKAQAVASRSFILHELFYGNEEVFTFNNYRGLEGVNYLAKMAVNLTSGEVLVYDGRIIKAVYHEDSGGLTADSKDVLAEEIPYLKPVTDGLKSKIWNKVFSGHELEKRLTGLLKDKLDLEILCPGIRDIKTVTDENGRVIRVDFVTDFGIYSVYKDNIRSFFSTTEGLLPSTIFELDKGFKNGYLHQLTIKGVGQGHGLGMSQLGALKLSEKGYDYRDILKHYYKNVEVIDLTGEIKEKVRVEARVIRGLRYYEIEQLTWWGPRLITMLDLDLNNDFLYVEPFLASGKLSGLSDLSQVVSGKKALAGINGGFYSYTGRPLGLFMINGEIVSEDIMGRTALVITPDDIIIDRIDWTARLTNTRGEEILIEGANRRPRTDEAVIINKYYGQVAPPAREWITELVVSNGVVQSIKDGSPGTVIPDNGFIIQAHGQSRQFLKLFKEGDKVVLQNNFGPGLTNKDIKMALGAGPTLIKNGKIYITGKAEGFQPDILRGRAPRTALGITSGNHLIMVTVDGRQPGFSIGMTLEELAQFMLKYNVVQAMNLDGGASSRMVVRGYTMNNPSDKRLISNGLLIKYRQ, from the coding sequence GTGAAAAAAACAGCTATACTACATGAGACTATCTGGCCCGGACACTTTCTTTTAATTTTTTTAGTAATCCTGGCCGGCCTTTTTTTTATAAATATTGATGTATTTGCCTTATCCCAGGAGATGACCCAGTTTATCGAAGATGGTAAAACTATTAATGTAAAAATAGAAGAAAATATTACCAGATTAACCCTGACCCCCCAATCTGATATTGAGGTATATGATTATACAACAAAAAAGAACTACAGGCTTAAAAGGGGTGAGGTCTACACTCTCAGAGTTACGGGTGTGGGTCCGACCCGTAGCCTGGGATATAGAGTCCAGGTGTTTGCCAGTTTTGATAAAAATAAGTCTTTGAATGTAAAAAATCAATTGCAGGAAGCGGGATATCAAAAAGTCTTTATTGTCCGGGATGGGAAATGGTATAAAGTCCAGATAGGTGATTATAGTTCAAGGGAGAAGGCAGGAGAAGTTGCCAGTAAACTGAATGGAGAGGGCTGGGAAACCTGGGTGGTTTCCGGTCCTTTTACACCACGGAGTGGTAACTGGATAGAGATCTTTTATAAAAAAGAGGTTATTTTCAGGGGTAAGGTCCTGGAACTAGGGGGAGAGGTAAAGATTGAGAATTATGGACTTTTTCCGGGAAAGACAGAAATTGTTATGTCCGGACATTCTCTTACAGTCTATAACCTGGTTCCGTTAAGGGACCTCCTTTATGGCCTAGTGGCCGGTGAATTGTCTATTAAAGACAGAAAACATCTGGAAGCGGCTAAAGCCCAGGCTGTGGCTTCCCGGAGTTTTATCCTCCATGAGCTTTTTTATGGTAATGAAGAGGTTTTTACATTTAATAATTACCGGGGGCTTGAGGGGGTTAATTATCTGGCAAAGATGGCCGTAAACCTCACTTCAGGAGAAGTCCTGGTCTATGATGGGAGGATAATTAAAGCTGTTTACCATGAAGATAGTGGTGGTTTGACCGCTGACAGTAAAGATGTCCTGGCAGAAGAGATTCCCTATTTAAAACCGGTTACTGACGGGTTAAAAAGCAAAATCTGGAATAAGGTTTTTTCCGGGCATGAACTCGAAAAAAGACTTACCGGGTTGTTAAAGGATAAACTGGATCTGGAGATATTATGCCCGGGGATAAGGGATATAAAGACTGTAACCGATGAAAATGGCCGGGTTATCAGGGTGGATTTTGTTACAGATTTTGGAATATATTCTGTTTATAAAGATAATATCAGATCGTTTTTTTCTACTACTGAGGGCCTGTTGCCGAGTACCATATTTGAACTGGATAAAGGTTTTAAAAACGGGTATCTTCATCAGCTGACAATTAAAGGAGTCGGTCAGGGACATGGTCTTGGGATGTCTCAACTGGGAGCCTTAAAGCTGTCTGAAAAGGGCTATGACTACAGGGATATATTAAAGCATTATTATAAAAATGTAGAAGTAATTGACCTGACCGGTGAGATAAAAGAAAAGGTCAGGGTTGAAGCCCGGGTTATAAGAGGTCTTAGATATTATGAAATTGAACAGCTTACCTGGTGGGGGCCCCGGTTAATAACAATGCTTGACCTTGATTTGAATAATGACTTTTTATATGTGGAGCCATTTCTGGCCAGTGGAAAGTTGTCTGGTCTATCTGATTTGAGTCAGGTAGTGTCCGGGAAAAAAGCCCTGGCCGGAATTAACGGGGGATTTTACAGTTATACAGGCCGTCCCCTGGGTTTATTTATGATTAATGGCGAGATTGTTAGTGAGGATATTATGGGGAGAACAGCTCTGGTAATAACTCCTGATGATATAATCATTGACAGGATAGACTGGACAGCCCGCTTAACCAATACCAGGGGTGAAGAAATACTTATTGAAGGTGCTAACAGGCGTCCCCGGACCGATGAAGCGGTTATTATAAACAAATATTATGGCCAGGTAGCTCCTCCGGCCCGGGAATGGATAACAGAGTTGGTAGTTTCCAATGGAGTAGTCCAGTCGATAAAAGACGGTAGCCCCGGGACAGTAATTCCAGATAATGGGTTTATTATCCAGGCCCATGGGCAGTCCCGACAGTTTCTGAAATTATTTAAAGAGGGAGATAAAGTTGTATTGCAGAATAATTTCGGCCCGGGCCTCACAAATAAAGATATAAAGATGGCCCTCGGAGCTGGACCTACTTTGATAAAAAATGGTAAAATATATATTACAGGAAAGGCCGAAGGGTTTCAGCCAGATATTCTCAGGGGTAGGGCCCCCCGGACTGCTCTGGGGATTACTTCCGGAAACCATCTAATAATGGTTACTGTTGATGGAAGACAGCCCGGATTCAGTATCGGGATGACTCTGGAAGAACTGGCCCAGTTTATGTTAAAATATAATGTAGTACAGGCCATGAATCTCGATGGTGGGGCTTCTTCCCGGATGGTGGTCAGAGGTTATACAATGAACAACCCCAGTGATAAAAGGCTTATCAGTAATGGTCTATTGATAAAGTACAGACAATAA
- a CDS encoding rod-binding protein: MDINLNINNGWQQPYRSMNEKLNSIDEKSHHKGLQVKAVNDNNNGTRDQKLKEAADQFVAIFVKQMLKTMRDTVPEKGLIDGGFAEDVFTDMLDGEISKQSVRQGFNYLSRLLYEQLSRQQR; this comes from the coding sequence ATGGATATTAACCTTAATATTAACAATGGGTGGCAACAACCCTACCGTTCTATGAATGAAAAATTGAACTCTATAGATGAAAAGAGTCACCATAAAGGCTTACAGGTTAAGGCTGTCAATGATAACAATAACGGGACCCGGGATCAGAAATTAAAAGAGGCAGCTGACCAGTTTGTGGCTATATTTGTAAAACAAATGTTAAAAACAATGCGGGATACGGTTCCTGAAAAGGGACTTATAGATGGTGGTTTTGCTGAAGATGTATTTACCGATATGCTAGATGGTGAAATAAGTAAACAGAGTGTCAGACAGGGCTTTAATTACTTAAGCCGCCTGCTTTATGAACAGCTTAGCCGTCAACAGAGGTAA
- the flgA gene encoding flagellar basal body P-ring formation chaperone FlgA has protein sequence MVKRTGQKGVKISRLILLLLVTVLLLVTLSADILAGEEIIYKISRTEVIISSPQIYLGDIGSFTGVSGQKLTELNKISLGRAPLPGYFREITRELISLILKEKGFIDIKLMVPEVVIVKTSSREIEGEKLLEEGRQFILNKLAPRAEGVAITPTITPRNVVIPDGEYSLKFLEEDPDKLIGNISLPIEIIVNGKVWRRIYLGYKVELRMKVLVATRNIKRGSNICKEDLALTTEKITGVRGEIINDFNDPRLSYSIVKIPLQKGEILTTDHLEQPVVIHWGDIVEAEVIVRNVKVSTSVKALGSGRVGDYVKVINPETGYEFKARVINSRLVRVVR, from the coding sequence ATGGTAAAGCGTACCGGACAGAAGGGTGTTAAAATATCCAGATTAATTTTGCTGCTGCTGGTAACAGTTTTATTATTAGTGACTTTATCTGCTGATATCCTGGCCGGGGAGGAGATAATTTATAAGATAAGTAGGACTGAGGTCATTATTTCCTCTCCCCAAATTTACCTTGGTGATATAGGTAGCTTTACGGGTGTCAGTGGACAAAAACTAACTGAATTAAATAAAATTAGTCTGGGACGGGCCCCCTTACCCGGCTATTTCCGGGAAATAACCCGGGAGTTAATATCCCTTATATTAAAGGAAAAGGGTTTTATCGACATCAAGCTCATGGTCCCTGAAGTTGTTATTGTAAAAACCTCCAGTAGAGAAATAGAGGGGGAAAAGCTACTGGAGGAGGGGCGTCAATTTATATTAAATAAACTGGCCCCCCGGGCAGAAGGGGTGGCTATAACCCCTACTATTACCCCCCGGAATGTAGTAATACCGGATGGGGAATATAGTTTAAAATTTCTCGAGGAGGATCCGGATAAATTAATCGGAAATATCTCCCTTCCCATTGAAATTATAGTTAATGGTAAGGTGTGGCGGCGTATCTATTTAGGTTATAAAGTTGAACTCAGGATGAAAGTCCTTGTAGCGACCCGGAATATAAAAAGAGGGAGCAATATCTGTAAAGAGGATTTGGCCCTGACAACTGAGAAGATAACTGGAGTCAGGGGAGAGATTATAAATGATTTTAATGACCCCCGGCTGTCATATTCCATTGTTAAGATCCCTTTACAGAAGGGAGAGATACTGACTACTGATCACCTGGAGCAACCAGTGGTCATACACTGGGGGGATATAGTAGAAGCAGAGGTTATTGTCAGGAATGTTAAGGTCTCTACCAGTGTTAAGGCCCTGGGTAGTGGCCGGGTGGGCGATTATGTAAAGGTTATAAACCCTGAAACCGGTTATGAATTTAAAGCCAGGGTTATTAATTCGAGACTGGTCAGGGTCGTCCGCTAA
- a CDS encoding flagellar basal body P-ring protein FlgI, producing the protein MTFAYRLRYLFQHILFLLIILLATLPAFALTTQDPLVSIGDITRIEGVRYNQLSGFGLVFGLAGTGDSSRFQPTIQSNANLLKHFGINVTPDQVRARNVAAVVVTAKLPPFAQPGDTIDITVSSIGDARSLQGGTLFMTPLKAPNGDVYAVAQGPLSIGGFNVRQGGNQVRQNHPTVARIPNGAIVERSVDMELNNEELTFILEQNNFETANFVAMAINQQFQFIPGVDKLARAINAREIEVTVPDEYRNNVVDFIAKINNLQVRAGTEARIIINERTGTVVFTHNVRISTVSVSHGNLTVTITSRENVSQPEPFTDGETEVTTETEIQVEEEEQHMMVIPRNARISDLVAALNAIGASPRDIIGIIQAIKRAGALHARVELI; encoded by the coding sequence ATGACCTTTGCATATAGATTGAGATATCTTTTTCAACATATCCTGTTTTTACTTATAATATTACTGGCAACCCTGCCTGCTTTTGCGTTAACTACTCAGGACCCCCTGGTGTCTATTGGTGATATTACCAGGATAGAGGGGGTCAGATATAACCAGTTAAGCGGGTTTGGACTGGTGTTTGGACTGGCAGGGACCGGAGATAGCAGTAGATTTCAACCTACCATTCAGAGTAATGCCAATCTGTTGAAACACTTTGGTATAAATGTTACTCCGGATCAGGTCAGGGCCCGGAATGTAGCTGCGGTTGTCGTTACTGCCAAGCTACCTCCCTTTGCCCAGCCGGGGGATACGATTGACATAACAGTAAGTTCAATCGGGGATGCCAGGAGTTTACAGGGGGGGACTCTTTTTATGACTCCACTGAAAGCCCCCAATGGTGATGTGTATGCCGTGGCCCAGGGACCTTTATCTATTGGTGGTTTTAATGTCCGCCAGGGAGGAAATCAGGTCAGACAAAATCATCCAACGGTAGCCCGGATTCCTAACGGGGCTATAGTTGAAAGATCGGTGGATATGGAACTCAATAATGAGGAACTGACCTTCATTCTGGAACAGAATAATTTTGAAACAGCCAATTTTGTAGCCATGGCTATCAACCAGCAATTTCAATTTATTCCGGGAGTTGATAAACTGGCCAGGGCTATAAATGCCCGGGAAATAGAAGTAACAGTCCCTGACGAATACCGGAATAATGTGGTTGATTTTATTGCCAAGATTAATAATCTCCAGGTCAGGGCCGGTACAGAAGCCAGAATAATTATTAATGAAAGGACAGGGACGGTTGTTTTTACCCATAATGTCAGGATTTCAACGGTGTCTGTCTCCCATGGTAATCTGACTGTAACTATAACTTCCCGGGAAAATGTCTCCCAGCCCGAACCCTTTACAGATGGAGAAACTGAGGTAACTACTGAAACTGAAATCCAGGTTGAAGAAGAAGAGCAGCATATGATGGTTATTCCCCGTAATGCCAGGATCAGTGACCTGGTGGCAGCCTTAAATGCAATCGGGGCCAGTCCCCGGGATATTATCGGGATTATTCAGGCTATTAAGAGAGCCGGGGCTTTGCATGCCAGGGTAGAACTGATATAA